The Tistrella mobilis genome window below encodes:
- a CDS encoding glutathione binding-like protein, whose amino-acid sequence MIDLYYWPTPNGHKITMFLEEAGLDYRIHPVDISAGDQFKPDFLAISPNNRMPAIVDHAPADGGAPVSVFESGAILLYLAEKTGRLLPTELRARKTVSEWLFWQVGGLGPMAGQNHHFGLYAPEKLPYAITRYVNETNRLYGVLDRRLKGRRYIAGDDYSIADLASYPWVVPWKRQQQNLDDFPDLRRWFDDIRARPATVRAYEKGEPYMSRPTVTEEGKKLLFGQTAKSTGGSGS is encoded by the coding sequence ATGATCGACCTTTATTACTGGCCGACCCCCAATGGCCACAAGATCACCATGTTCCTGGAAGAGGCCGGTCTGGACTATCGGATCCATCCGGTCGATATCAGCGCCGGCGATCAGTTCAAGCCGGACTTCCTGGCGATCTCGCCCAACAACCGCATGCCGGCGATCGTCGACCATGCGCCGGCCGATGGCGGCGCGCCGGTGAGCGTGTTCGAGTCCGGCGCGATCCTGCTCTATCTGGCCGAGAAGACCGGCCGGCTGCTGCCCACGGAACTGCGCGCCCGCAAGACCGTCAGCGAATGGCTGTTCTGGCAGGTGGGCGGGCTTGGCCCCATGGCCGGGCAGAACCATCATTTCGGGCTCTATGCGCCCGAGAAGCTGCCCTATGCCATCACCCGCTATGTGAACGAGACCAACCGGCTCTATGGCGTGCTCGACCGCCGGCTGAAGGGCCGGCGCTATATTGCGGGCGACGACTATTCCATCGCCGACCTTGCGAGCTATCCCTGGGTGGTGCCGTGGAAGCGCCAGCAGCAGAACCTGGATGATTTCCCCGATCTGCGCCGCTGGTTCGACGACATCCGCGCCCGGCCGGCGACGGTCCGCGCCTATGAAAAGGGTGAGCCTTACATGTCGCGGCCGACCGTGACCGAAGAGGGCAAGAAGCTGCTCTTCGGCCAGACGGCAAAATCGACCGGCGGCAGCGGCAGCTGA
- a CDS encoding TetR/AcrR family transcriptional regulator — translation MARPREFDEEQVLDAATRCFWARGYELTSVRDLVQHTGITSASLYNAFGDKRALYGRVLDHYIECGIAERIRRCSVMAPRAGLAAFFDEPLERSISDPDHKGCMLINASLEVAPHDAGFREVVADALRRIEAFFLDRITAGQADGSVTRRLPPQDLAAHLLGTLMGLRTLSRVRPEPALLTALVHTALALLDDPAIADPAGG, via the coding sequence ATGGCGCGCCCGCGGGAATTCGACGAAGAACAGGTTCTGGATGCGGCCACCCGGTGTTTCTGGGCCCGGGGCTATGAACTGACCTCGGTCAGGGATCTGGTCCAGCATACCGGGATCACCAGTGCCAGCCTGTATAATGCCTTCGGTGACAAGCGCGCCCTCTATGGCCGTGTGCTCGATCATTACATCGAATGCGGCATTGCCGAGCGGATACGGCGCTGTTCGGTCATGGCGCCGCGGGCAGGTCTTGCCGCCTTTTTCGACGAACCGCTGGAGCGGTCGATTTCGGATCCCGATCACAAGGGCTGCATGCTGATCAACGCATCCCTGGAAGTGGCCCCGCATGATGCCGGCTTCCGGGAGGTGGTGGCCGATGCGCTGCGTCGGATCGAGGCTTTCTTTCTCGACCGGATCACCGCCGGCCAGGCCGATGGCAGCGTGACCCGGCGCCTGCCCCCGCAGGATCTGGCCGCCCATCTGCTCGGCACGCTGATGGGGCTGCGCACCCTCTCCCGCGTGCGGCCCGAACCGGCGCTGCTGACCGCGCTGGTTCACACGGCGCTGGCGCTGCTCGACGATCCGGCGATCGCCGATCCCGCTGGCGGCTGA
- a CDS encoding LysM peptidoglycan-binding domain-containing protein translates to MTSRNIAIIAAVAAIIAAIAGWLIWGGDADDRTAATTPVPAAPAPAPAAPAVTPASQAPAPQASAPQQAPAAQVAAPAAAPAAQTTGRDVLVKPATPEPAAPATPPGAVAEPAAPSFDIVRVSPRGDTVVAGRAEPNAEVVLRDGGTEIGRARADERGEWVILPEKPLNRGNRELDLEATLPGGAKVKSKDVVVLAVPDTAPQASAAAGGDAKPEPEQPVAEQPMAVLMPRDGDGTGRLLQRSDPTGVSEGPLSLEVIDYDDQGRVSLSGRARAGKEVRIYLDNDLIATARPDPDRGGIWVVTPEGRIPEGKATLRVDLVDEGGKVLARLETPFSRAASPMMLPEGQTYVVIQPGDYLWRIARATYGQGIRYTTIFEANRDQIRNPDLIYPGQVFVLPGHDG, encoded by the coding sequence GTGACGTCACGGAATATCGCCATCATCGCGGCCGTGGCCGCGATCATCGCCGCCATCGCCGGATGGCTGATCTGGGGTGGGGACGCTGACGACAGGACAGCGGCCACCACACCGGTGCCGGCTGCCCCGGCTCCGGCCCCCGCGGCACCGGCGGTGACACCGGCTTCTCAGGCGCCGGCCCCTCAGGCATCGGCCCCCCAGCAGGCGCCGGCCGCCCAGGTGGCGGCGCCTGCTGCAGCCCCTGCTGCCCAGACCACCGGTCGCGACGTGCTGGTGAAGCCCGCTACGCCCGAACCCGCGGCACCGGCCACCCCCCCCGGGGCGGTGGCGGAACCGGCGGCGCCCAGCTTTGATATTGTTCGGGTCAGTCCGCGCGGCGACACCGTGGTTGCCGGCCGCGCCGAGCCCAATGCCGAGGTGGTGCTGCGCGACGGCGGCACCGAGATCGGCCGCGCCCGGGCCGATGAGCGGGGCGAATGGGTGATCCTGCCCGAAAAGCCGCTCAACCGCGGCAATCGCGAACTCGACCTGGAAGCGACGCTGCCCGGCGGCGCGAAGGTGAAATCGAAGGATGTCGTGGTGCTGGCCGTGCCCGACACGGCCCCCCAGGCCTCGGCGGCGGCGGGGGGGGATGCGAAGCCCGAGCCGGAGCAGCCGGTGGCCGAACAGCCGATGGCGGTGCTGATGCCGCGCGACGGCGACGGCACCGGCCGTCTGCTTCAGCGCAGCGACCCGACCGGCGTGTCGGAAGGCCCGCTCAGTCTGGAAGTGATCGATTACGACGATCAGGGCCGGGTCAGCCTGTCGGGGCGGGCCAGGGCCGGCAAGGAAGTGCGGATCTATCTCGACAACGACCTGATCGCCACCGCCCGGCCGGACCCGGATCGCGGCGGCATCTGGGTGGTGACGCCCGAAGGCCGGATCCCGGAAGGCAAGGCGACCCTGCGGGTGGACCTGGTCGACGAGGGCGGCAAGGTGCTGGCGCGGCTGGAAACCCCGTTCTCGCGGGCGGCCTCGCCGATGATGCTGCCGGAAGGCCAGACCTATGTCGTCATCCAGCCCGGCGACTATCTGTGGCGCATCGCCCGCGCCACCTATGGCCAAGGCATCCGCTACACCACCATCTTCGAAGCCAATCGCGACCAGATCCGCAATCCGGACCTGATCTATCCGGGCCAGGTCTTCGTCCTGCCCGGGCATGACGGTTGA
- a CDS encoding MFS transporter has product MSSSCPPSPSPTLAADVPAGLPGWAVAALIAAVAGIGTEAFAVAPLLIDIARDFDMAATDAAFAISAYGLAVAVSAPLFGLFAGHLPRRRLIAAGMVIATIAGIIAATAQSFGMLLAARMLSGLACGAVLPTIYAYVGDMVPFAARGRVMGRVMFGWAITMVTGVPLAGIAAEYLGWRGTLTAAALIILVLAVAVLRLPQPPARDAAGPATGSGPDAAGFLARLRHAVTRPGVAALLATNLANMVSFYGIYAYVGTALRNLEGSGAAAAGAIVLWYGVGLAGSTLNARLVDRVGKDRALTVALAVLAVDMVAMSQSLGRPVAFEATLILWGLAQGTVVTALNTLATERAGTARGLVMALMSAVTYLGISTGTAVLGLVMAAHGFAAVGLVAAIVSLAGVAAARISARQGRIGG; this is encoded by the coding sequence ATGTCCAGTTCCTGCCCGCCATCGCCCTCCCCCACCCTTGCGGCTGATGTGCCGGCCGGCCTGCCCGGTTGGGCGGTGGCGGCGCTGATCGCGGCGGTGGCCGGGATCGGCACCGAGGCCTTTGCGGTGGCGCCGCTGCTGATCGATATCGCCCGCGATTTCGACATGGCCGCCACCGATGCCGCCTTCGCGATCAGCGCCTATGGGCTGGCGGTCGCGGTCTCGGCGCCGCTCTTCGGCCTGTTTGCAGGGCATCTGCCCCGGCGGCGGCTGATCGCGGCCGGCATGGTCATCGCCACCATCGCCGGCATCATCGCCGCAACCGCGCAGAGCTTCGGCATGCTGCTGGCGGCGCGCATGCTCTCGGGCCTCGCCTGCGGCGCGGTGCTGCCGACCATCTATGCCTATGTCGGCGATATGGTCCCCTTCGCCGCCCGCGGCCGGGTGATGGGCCGGGTAATGTTCGGCTGGGCGATCACCATGGTCACCGGCGTGCCCCTGGCCGGCATCGCCGCCGAATATCTGGGCTGGCGCGGTACGCTGACCGCAGCCGCGCTGATCATCCTGGTTCTGGCGGTTGCCGTGCTGCGCCTGCCGCAGCCGCCCGCGCGCGACGCCGCCGGCCCCGCTACCGGCAGCGGCCCCGACGCCGCAGGGTTCCTGGCCCGGCTGCGCCATGCAGTCACCCGGCCGGGGGTGGCGGCGCTGCTCGCAACCAACCTCGCCAATATGGTGTCGTTCTACGGCATCTATGCCTATGTCGGCACGGCGCTGCGCAATCTGGAAGGCAGCGGTGCCGCGGCGGCCGGCGCCATCGTGCTCTGGTATGGCGTGGGCCTGGCGGGTTCCACGCTCAACGCCCGGCTGGTCGACCGTGTCGGCAAGGATCGCGCCCTGACCGTGGCGCTGGCGGTGCTGGCCGTGGACATGGTCGCGATGTCGCAGAGCCTGGGCCGCCCGGTCGCCTTCGAGGCGACGCTGATCCTCTGGGGCCTGGCCCAGGGCACGGTGGTCACCGCGCTCAACACGCTGGCCACCGAACGTGCCGGCACTGCCCGCGGGCTGGTGATGGCGCTGATGAGCGCCGTCACCTATCTGGGCATCAGCACCGGCACCGCGGTTCTGGGGCTGGTGATGGCCGCCCATGGCTTTGCGGCCGTCGGGCTGGTGGCGGCGATCGTCAGCCTGGCCGGCGTGGCCGCCGCCCGGATCTCCGCACGCCAGGGGCGGATCGGCGGCTGA
- a CDS encoding glutathione S-transferase family protein, protein MIRFYYHPTPNPAKVALLLEETGLPYELVPVDTRKGEQHDPAFVAINPNAKVPAIVDLDGPGGKSARVFDSTAILIYIAEKANAFLGAPEDRPELLSWLMFIASGLGPFSGQAVHFQHAAPEGLDYARNRYRREAERHYEVLDRHLEGRDWIAGDSYTIADISAWGWLERAERVLKGKTDPLADYPNLKRLFETVDARPAAQRARKVGGDHDFKTETDEQALRALFPSNYPKAG, encoded by the coding sequence GTGATCCGCTTCTACTATCACCCGACCCCGAACCCGGCAAAGGTGGCGCTGCTGCTGGAGGAAACCGGTCTGCCCTACGAGCTGGTGCCGGTCGATACCCGCAAGGGTGAGCAGCATGATCCGGCCTTCGTGGCGATCAATCCGAACGCCAAGGTGCCGGCGATCGTCGACCTCGACGGACCCGGTGGAAAATCGGCGCGCGTATTCGATTCGACTGCGATTCTGATTTATATAGCCGAAAAGGCTAATGCCTTTCTGGGCGCGCCCGAGGACCGGCCGGAACTGCTGTCCTGGCTGATGTTCATCGCCTCGGGGCTGGGGCCGTTCTCGGGCCAGGCGGTGCATTTCCAGCACGCCGCCCCCGAGGGGCTGGACTATGCCCGCAACCGCTACCGGCGCGAGGCCGAGCGGCATTACGAGGTGCTCGACCGTCATCTTGAGGGGCGCGACTGGATCGCGGGCGACAGCTATACCATCGCCGACATTTCGGCCTGGGGCTGGCTGGAGCGCGCGGAGCGGGTGCTGAAGGGCAAGACCGATCCGCTGGCCGACTATCCCAACCTGAAGCGGCTGTTCGAAACGGTCGATGCCCGACCGGCGGCACAGCGGGCGCGCAAGGTGGGGGGCGATCACGACTTCAAGACCGAGACCGACGAGCAGGCGCTGCGCGCACTCTTCCCGTCCAACTATCCCAAAGCCGGATGA
- a CDS encoding DMT family transporter: MAMQKTVPAGRGMEGIAWAALAVSIFSGWFVVTRFAVVRNLEVWDITALRFGVGAVLLLPALFPRGRPLPGWAWKEGLVFAMLWGLPFVLLVAAGLQLTSAAQAASIAPTAMPLFAGVLGAIFLGERHGRRRWAGYAAIVAGQAALLLIGTAVHGLPDPGGILALLGAAALWAVYTLRFRGSLLTPIQSAALICFWSAVLFLPVYLAAGLSNLGAASAGELLVQGLYQGVLMSAVAVITFNRAVGLLGPAAATGIIALVPVAASSIAIPVLGELPAPAEALAILAIVAGVLLVARPVRRPAGS; this comes from the coding sequence ATGGCCATGCAGAAGACGGTGCCGGCAGGGCGCGGGATGGAGGGCATCGCCTGGGCGGCGCTCGCGGTCTCGATCTTCTCGGGCTGGTTCGTGGTCACCCGCTTTGCCGTGGTGCGCAATCTGGAGGTCTGGGACATCACCGCGCTGCGTTTCGGCGTCGGTGCCGTGCTGCTGCTGCCGGCCTTGTTTCCGCGCGGCCGGCCGCTGCCCGGCTGGGCGTGGAAGGAGGGGCTGGTCTTCGCCATGCTCTGGGGTCTGCCCTTCGTGCTGCTTGTGGCGGCGGGGCTGCAGCTCACATCGGCCGCGCAGGCGGCCTCGATCGCGCCGACCGCCATGCCGCTGTTTGCAGGTGTGCTGGGTGCGATCTTCCTGGGGGAACGCCATGGCCGACGGCGCTGGGCGGGCTATGCCGCCATCGTTGCAGGCCAGGCGGCGCTGCTCCTGATCGGCACCGCCGTCCACGGCCTGCCGGATCCCGGCGGCATTCTGGCCCTGCTGGGCGCGGCAGCCCTTTGGGCGGTTTACACGCTGCGTTTCCGCGGCAGCCTGCTCACCCCCATTCAGTCGGCGGCGCTGATCTGTTTCTGGTCGGCGGTGCTGTTCCTGCCGGTCTATCTCGCGGCCGGCCTGTCCAACCTTGGTGCTGCCTCTGCGGGCGAACTCCTCGTGCAGGGCCTGTATCAGGGCGTGCTGATGAGCGCGGTGGCAGTGATCACCTTCAATCGTGCGGTCGGGCTGCTGGGGCCGGCGGCCGCGACCGGCATCATCGCCCTGGTGCCGGTGGCGGCGTCGTCCATCGCCATTCCGGTGCTGGGCGAACTGCCCGCGCCGGCCGAAGCCCTCGCCATCCTGGCGATCGTCGCCGGTGTTCTGCTGGTGGCCCGTCCGGTGCGGCGGCCGGCCGGATCCTGA
- a CDS encoding NADP-dependent isocitrate dehydrogenase has translation MTKIKVANPVVELDGDEMTRIIWRFIKDKLILPYLDVDLLYYDLGVEHRDATNDKVTVEAAEAIAKHGVGVKCATITPDEARVEEFKLKQMWKSPNGTIRNILGGTVFREPIICRNVPRLVPGWTQPIVIGRHAFGDQYRATDFKVPGKGTLTVRFQPEDGGEAIEYEVFKFPGSGVAMAMYNLDESIRGFARACMNYGLQRGYPVYLSTKNTILKAYDGRFKDLFQEVFDAEFADQFKAAGIVYEHRLIDDMVASALKWEGGFVWACKNYDGDVQSDTVAQGFGSLGLMTSVLMTPDGKTVEAEAAHGTVTRHFREHQKGRETSTNPIASIFAWTRGLGYRGKFDGNDALIGFAETLERVCVETVEAGYMTKDLAILVGKDQAWLNTTAFLDKIDENLKKAMAS, from the coding sequence ATGACCAAGATCAAGGTCGCCAATCCTGTCGTCGAACTGGACGGTGACGAGATGACCCGCATCATCTGGCGGTTCATCAAGGACAAGCTGATCCTGCCCTATCTCGACGTCGACCTTCTCTATTACGATCTCGGCGTCGAGCATCGCGACGCGACCAACGACAAGGTGACGGTCGAGGCCGCAGAGGCGATCGCCAAGCATGGCGTCGGCGTGAAGTGCGCGACCATCACCCCCGACGAGGCCCGCGTCGAGGAGTTCAAGCTGAAGCAGATGTGGAAGTCGCCGAACGGCACCATCCGCAACATCCTGGGTGGCACCGTCTTCCGCGAGCCGATCATCTGCCGCAACGTGCCGCGCCTGGTGCCGGGCTGGACCCAGCCGATCGTGATCGGCCGTCATGCCTTCGGCGACCAGTATCGCGCGACCGACTTCAAGGTGCCGGGCAAGGGCACCCTGACCGTCCGCTTCCAGCCGGAAGACGGCGGCGAGGCGATCGAGTACGAGGTCTTCAAGTTCCCCGGTTCGGGCGTCGCCATGGCGATGTACAACCTGGACGAGTCGATCCGCGGTTTCGCGCGCGCCTGCATGAATTACGGCCTGCAGCGCGGCTATCCGGTTTATCTGTCGACCAAGAACACGATCCTGAAGGCCTATGACGGCCGCTTCAAGGATCTGTTCCAGGAGGTCTTCGACGCCGAGTTCGCCGACCAGTTCAAGGCCGCCGGTATCGTCTACGAGCATCGCCTGATCGACGACATGGTCGCCTCGGCCCTGAAGTGGGAAGGCGGTTTCGTCTGGGCCTGCAAGAACTATGACGGCGACGTGCAGTCCGACACCGTCGCCCAGGGCTTCGGCTCGCTGGGTCTGATGACCTCGGTGCTGATGACGCCGGACGGAAAGACCGTGGAGGCCGAGGCCGCCCATGGCACCGTCACCCGTCATTTCCGCGAGCACCAGAAGGGCCGCGAGACCTCGACCAACCCGATCGCCTCGATCTTCGCCTGGACCCGCGGTCTTGGCTATCGCGGCAAGTTCGACGGCAACGACGCCCTGATCGGCTTCGCCGAGACCCTGGAGCGCGTCTGCGTCGAAACCGTCGAGGCCGGCTATATGACCAAGGATCTGGCGATCCTGGTCGGCAAGGATCAGGCGTGGCTCAACACCACCGCCTTCCTCGACAAGATCGACGAGAACCTCAAGAAGGCCATGGCTTCCTGA